The following proteins are encoded in a genomic region of Methylibium petroleiphilum PM1:
- a CDS encoding SRPBCC family protein: MRYEHLLQVTDPADPRVPPMSRAELWRGLLVRVESPQQFPLGPDRCEARAGAHARERRRSVHFGALRFEDTVQLEPEQRIVFTPEPHEGAAPVRLTVTIEEPAPGALFLRFVYETDDAGSAEEKALQGYRQQAWLELDRDMLRTLREWQTQGRLA; the protein is encoded by the coding sequence ATGCGCTACGAACACCTGCTCCAAGTCACCGACCCTGCCGACCCGCGGGTGCCGCCGATGAGCCGTGCCGAACTGTGGCGCGGCCTGCTGGTGCGTGTCGAATCGCCGCAGCAGTTCCCCCTCGGCCCCGACCGTTGCGAGGCTCGCGCCGGGGCCCACGCGCGCGAACGCCGGCGCAGCGTCCACTTCGGCGCACTGCGCTTCGAGGACACGGTGCAGCTCGAGCCCGAGCAGCGCATCGTCTTCACGCCCGAGCCGCACGAGGGCGCCGCGCCGGTCCGGCTCACCGTGACGATCGAGGAGCCGGCGCCCGGCGCGCTGTTCCTGCGCTTCGTCTACGAGACCGACGACGCGGGGTCCGCCGAGGAGAAGGCGCTGCAGGGCTACCGGCAGCAGGCCTGGCTGGAGCTCGACCGCGACATGCTGCGCACGCTGCGCGAATGGCAGACCCAGGGGCGGCTCGCCTGA
- a CDS encoding division/cell wall cluster transcriptional repressor MraZ yields MAEIVFQGASALALDAKGRLAVPARHRDVLGALAQGRLTLTKHPVGCLLVFPRPAWEGFRDKVAALPLRAEGWKRIFLGNAMDVEIDASSRVLVSPELRQAAGLVKDVMLLGMGSHFELWDVQRYQAHEAEVMQQGLPESLGDFSF; encoded by the coding sequence GTGGCAGAAATAGTCTTTCAGGGGGCTTCGGCGCTCGCGCTCGACGCAAAGGGGCGGCTGGCCGTCCCGGCGCGCCACCGCGATGTGCTGGGCGCGCTGGCCCAGGGCCGGCTCACGCTCACGAAGCATCCGGTCGGCTGCCTGCTGGTGTTTCCACGCCCGGCGTGGGAGGGCTTTCGCGACAAGGTCGCGGCGCTGCCGCTGCGCGCCGAGGGCTGGAAGCGCATCTTCCTCGGCAACGCGATGGACGTCGAGATCGACGCCAGCTCGCGCGTGCTGGTCTCGCCCGAACTGCGCCAGGCAGCGGGTCTGGTCAAGGACGTGATGCTGCTCGGCATGGGCAGCCATTTTGAACTCTGGGACGTCCAGCGCTACCAGGCCCACGAGGCCGAGGTGATGCAGCAGGGGCTGCCCGAGAGCCTGGGCGACTTCTCGTTCTGA
- the rsmH gene encoding 16S rRNA (cytosine(1402)-N(4))-methyltransferase RsmH, with product MNQGVGPWQHTTVLLHEAVDALVHSPDGYYVDGTYGRGGHSRLILSKLSAAGRLLAIDRDPDAVAHATSGAARVTDPRFHIEHAPYSELPALLAARGVSRIDGLLLDIGVSSPQIDNPERGFSFRASGPLDMRMDPTRGESAADYLARADEREIAAVIRDYGEERFATAIARALVARRLAGRPVRTTEELAELVAQAVKTREPGQNPATRTFQALRIFVNAELTQLEQGLAAALQCLKPGGRLVVISFHSLEDRIVKTFIASHSKAVVDRRAPFAPPAPMRLRALARLKPGADEVAANPRARSAILRVAERTDVGIAA from the coding sequence ATGAACCAGGGAGTCGGGCCTTGGCAGCACACCACCGTCCTGCTGCACGAGGCGGTCGATGCGCTCGTGCACTCGCCGGACGGCTACTACGTCGACGGCACCTACGGCCGCGGCGGGCACTCGCGGCTGATCCTGTCGAAGCTGTCCGCGGCGGGCCGCCTGCTGGCGATCGACCGCGACCCCGACGCGGTGGCGCACGCCACCTCGGGCGCGGCGCGGGTCACGGACCCGCGCTTCCACATCGAGCACGCGCCCTACAGCGAGCTGCCGGCGCTGCTGGCGGCGCGTGGCGTGTCACGCATTGACGGCCTGCTGCTGGACATCGGTGTGAGCTCGCCGCAGATCGACAACCCGGAGCGCGGCTTCAGCTTCCGCGCCAGCGGTCCGCTGGACATGCGCATGGACCCGACGCGTGGAGAGAGCGCGGCCGACTACCTGGCGCGCGCCGATGAACGCGAGATCGCGGCGGTGATCCGCGACTACGGCGAGGAACGCTTCGCGACCGCGATCGCCCGTGCGCTGGTGGCGCGCCGCCTGGCCGGCCGTCCGGTACGCACCACCGAGGAACTCGCGGAGCTGGTGGCGCAGGCGGTCAAGACCCGCGAGCCTGGGCAGAACCCGGCCACCCGCACCTTCCAGGCGCTGCGCATCTTCGTCAACGCCGAGCTGACGCAGCTCGAACAAGGCCTGGCGGCGGCACTCCAATGCCTGAAGCCGGGCGGCCGGCTGGTCGTGATCAGCTTCCACTCGCTCGAGGACCGCATCGTCAAGACCTTCATCGCGAGTCACAGCAAGGCGGTGGTCGACCGCCGGGCGCCGTTCGCGCCGCCGGCGCCGATGAGGCTGCGCGCGCTGGCGCGCCTGAAGCCCGGCGCCGACGAGGTGGCAGCCAATCCGCGCGCGCGCTCGGCCATCCTGCGCGTGGCCGAACGGACCGACGTGGGGATCGCCGCATGA
- the ftsL gene encoding cell division protein FtsL produces the protein MTRLNIVVLIALVCSSLYLVKVSYESRRLFAELDRAQAQALKLESEHDRLLVDARAQSTPLRVEKVARERLGMRSATPAVTEYVVVPVAAAPAPDVAELRR, from the coding sequence ATGACACGCCTCAACATCGTGGTGCTGATCGCGCTGGTGTGCAGCTCGCTCTACCTCGTCAAGGTGTCCTACGAGTCGCGCCGTCTGTTCGCCGAACTCGATCGCGCGCAGGCCCAGGCGCTCAAGCTCGAGAGCGAGCACGACCGGCTGCTGGTCGATGCGCGTGCGCAGTCCACGCCGCTGCGTGTCGAGAAGGTCGCGCGCGAGCGACTCGGCATGCGCAGCGCCACACCGGCGGTCACCGAGTACGTGGTGGTGCCGGTGGCCGCTGCGCCGGCGCCTGATGTCGCGGAGCTG